The proteins below are encoded in one region of Triticum aestivum cultivar Chinese Spring chromosome 1B, IWGSC CS RefSeq v2.1, whole genome shotgun sequence:
- the LOC123149741 gene encoding uncharacterized protein, whose translation MAAIRCAARRIGGSLLQRTQAAVVEEGPRRLAPSRLMRSRQLSSQVSGERAGNILKEEELDWKKMNAALDKLAELQKEAGPSVFVLRMMSIGRAAKTVVVGAAKLTLVFVAAAVAFGGDGVEAEASTKESQ comes from the exons atggcggcgattcGGTGCGCGGCGAGGAGGATCGGTGGCTCCCTGCTCCAGCGGACGCAGGCGGCGGTCGTGGAGGAGGGACCACGCCGGCTCGCGCCAAGCAGGCTCATGCGCTCCCGCCAGCTCTCCAGCCAGGTCTCCGGCGAG CGTGCTGGCAATATCCTGAAGGAGGAGGAGTTGGACTGGAAGAAGATGAATGCGGCGTTAGATAAGTTGGCGGAGCTCCAAAAGGAAGCAGGGCCATCCGTATTTGTACT GCGCATGATGTCTATCGGACGTGCGGCTAAGACTGTGGTTGTTGGAGCTGCCAAGTTGACACTTGTGTTTGTGGCTGCCGCTGTTGCTTTTGGTGGCGATGGGGTAGAAGCCGAAGCTAGTACCAAGGAAAGCCAGTGA